In Nitrobacteraceae bacterium AZCC 1564, the following proteins share a genomic window:
- a CDS encoding heme exporter protein C (product_source=KO:K02195; cath_funfam=1.20.1070.10; cog=COG0755; ko=KO:K02195; pfam=PF01578; tigrfam=TIGR01191; transmembrane_helix_parts=Inside_1_18,TMhelix_19_41,Outside_42_60,TMhelix_61_80,Inside_81_91,TMhelix_92_111,Outside_112_125,TMhelix_126_143,Inside_144_154,TMhelix_155_177,Outside_178_196,TMhelix_197_219,Inside_220_243) → MKLIDLANPTRFLALTERVLPWLSALTAILLAIGLYQSALAPDDYQQGATVKIMFIHVPNAWLSMFVWGVMSVAALGTLVWRHPLADVAAKAAAPIGASFTFLALVTGSLWGRPMWGTYWEWDARLTSVLILFLMYLGIMALWRAVEDPSRAARAAAVLTLVGAINIPIIKFSVDWWNTLHQGASVIRMGGSTMDRAFLIPLLIMAVAFSLLFLTLHLAAMRNEVLRRRVRTLQMMQASNQGA, encoded by the coding sequence ATGAAGCTAATCGACCTCGCTAATCCGACACGGTTCCTTGCCCTTACGGAACGTGTGCTACCATGGCTGTCCGCGCTGACCGCGATCCTGCTGGCCATCGGTCTCTATCAGTCGGCACTCGCGCCCGACGATTACCAGCAAGGGGCGACGGTGAAGATCATGTTCATCCACGTTCCGAATGCGTGGCTATCGATGTTCGTCTGGGGCGTGATGAGCGTCGCCGCTCTCGGCACGCTGGTCTGGCGACATCCGCTCGCCGACGTGGCGGCAAAGGCGGCCGCCCCGATCGGAGCGTCGTTCACATTCCTTGCGCTGGTGACCGGCTCGCTATGGGGCCGGCCGATGTGGGGGACCTATTGGGAATGGGATGCCCGGCTGACTTCGGTGCTGATTCTGTTTCTTATGTATCTCGGCATCATGGCGCTCTGGCGCGCGGTGGAAGATCCCTCCCGTGCTGCGCGGGCCGCCGCCGTACTCACACTGGTCGGCGCGATCAACATTCCAATCATTAAATTCTCGGTCGATTGGTGGAATACGCTGCATCAGGGCGCATCGGTGATCCGCATGGGTGGATCGACCATGGATCGTGCGTTTCTCATCCCGCTGCTCATCATGGCTGTCGCGTTTTCATTGTTGTTTCTGACGTTGCATCTCGCAGCGATGCGCAACGAGGTCCTGAGGCGTCGGGTGCGCACGCTACAGATGATGCAAGCCAGCAACCAAGGCGCCTGA
- a CDS encoding heme exporter protein D (product_source=KO:K02196; cog=COG3114; ko=KO:K02196; pfam=PF04995; tigrfam=TIGR03141; transmembrane_helix_parts=Outside_1_9,TMhelix_10_30,Inside_31_59), with protein sequence MSLGPYASFIVTSYGLVAFVVLALIAWIALDFRQQKQALRDLEASGVTRRSAQRSGESS encoded by the coding sequence ATGTCGCTTGGTCCCTACGCTTCCTTTATCGTAACCTCCTACGGGCTCGTGGCGTTCGTTGTGTTAGCGCTGATTGCCTGGATTGCGCTCGACTTCCGCCAGCAGAAGCAGGCCTTGCGCGATCTCGAAGCCAGTGGTGTGACGCGACGCTCGGCGCAACGATCCGGCGAATCATCATGA
- a CDS encoding cytochrome c biogenesis protein CcmG/thiol:disulfide interchange protein DsbE (product_source=KO:K02199; cath_funfam=3.40.30.10; cog=COG0526; ko=KO:K02199; pfam=PF08534; superfamily=52833; tigrfam=TIGR00385; transmembrane_helix_parts=Inside_1_12,TMhelix_13_35,Outside_36_197) produces MSTDSHSTRQPRRSWLMALPLIVFALLAGLFWFRLGSGDPSRIPSALIGRPAPQTTLPALQGLTADGVQVQGLDPASFKGQVSVVNVWASWCVPCHDEAPLLLQLAQDKRIRVVGINYKDADDNARRFLGRYGNPFSAVGVDANGRAAIEWGVYGVPETFVIGRDGTIVYKLIGPITPDNLKGVLKIEIDKALNARS; encoded by the coding sequence ATGAGCACCGATTCCCATTCTACACGTCAACCGCGGCGGTCCTGGCTGATGGCTCTACCGCTGATCGTCTTCGCGTTACTGGCCGGCTTGTTCTGGTTCAGACTCGGCTCGGGCGATCCTTCGCGCATTCCGTCCGCGCTGATCGGCCGTCCTGCGCCGCAGACCACCCTACCCGCACTACAGGGACTGACGGCCGATGGCGTGCAGGTGCAGGGGCTCGATCCTGCCTCGTTCAAGGGACAGGTCAGCGTCGTCAACGTCTGGGCCTCGTGGTGCGTGCCCTGTCACGACGAAGCGCCGCTTCTGCTGCAGCTGGCACAAGACAAGCGCATCAGGGTTGTCGGCATCAATTACAAGGACGCCGATGACAACGCCCGCCGCTTCCTCGGCCGCTACGGCAACCCCTTCAGCGCCGTCGGCGTGGATGCCAATGGACGCGCCGCGATCGAATGGGGCGTCTATGGTGTCCCTGAGACATTCGTGATCGGACGAGACGGCACCATCGTCTACAAGCTCATCGGCCCAATCACGCCGGACAATCTCAAAGGCGTGCTGAAGATCGAAATCGACAAGGCGCTGAACGCGCGTTCCTAG
- a CDS encoding intracellular septation protein (product_source=KO:K06190; cog=COG2917; ko=KO:K06190; pfam=PF04279; superfamily=103473; tigrfam=TIGR00997; transmembrane_helix_parts=Inside_1_33,TMhelix_34_56,Outside_57_59,TMhelix_60_82,Inside_83_94,TMhelix_95_117,Outside_118_131,TMhelix_132_151,Inside_152_157,TMhelix_158_177,Outside_178_205) encodes MEKSTLEKSAPHPLFKLATELGPLLIFFGANAKFGLFVATGAFMVAVVAAIIASYVVTRHVPLMAIVTAVIVLVFGGLTLVLHDETFIKLKPTIIYGLFAATLGIGLLLGRSFIAIMFDQMFNLTPTGWRLLTVRWMVFFAGMAALNEIIWRTQTTDFWVAFKAFGVIPITVVFAMLQTPLIKRYHLEPATDEASDIERGDISKG; translated from the coding sequence TTGGAAAAATCCACCTTGGAAAAATCCGCGCCGCATCCGCTGTTCAAGCTCGCCACCGAACTTGGTCCGTTGCTGATTTTCTTTGGGGCCAATGCGAAGTTTGGATTGTTCGTTGCCACGGGTGCATTCATGGTCGCGGTGGTTGCTGCAATCATCGCGTCTTACGTGGTTACGCGTCATGTGCCGTTGATGGCGATTGTGACGGCGGTGATCGTGCTGGTGTTCGGCGGGCTGACGCTGGTGCTGCACGACGAGACCTTCATCAAACTCAAGCCGACCATCATTTATGGATTGTTTGCTGCGACGCTCGGCATCGGGTTGCTGCTTGGACGCTCCTTTATCGCCATCATGTTCGATCAGATGTTCAATCTGACACCAACTGGCTGGCGGCTTTTGACCGTTCGCTGGATGGTCTTTTTTGCGGGCATGGCGGCGCTCAATGAGATCATCTGGCGGACGCAGACCACCGACTTCTGGGTCGCGTTCAAGGCATTCGGCGTTATTCCGATTACCGTTGTTTTCGCAATGCTCCAGACGCCGCTGATCAAGCGCTATCATCTCGAGCCAGCGACCGACGAGGCGAGCGATATCGAGCGTGGCGATATCAGCAAGGGCTGA
- a CDS encoding fused signal recognition particle receptor (product_source=KO:K03110; cath_funfam=1.20.120.140,3.40.50.300; cog=COG0552; ko=KO:K03110; pfam=PF00448,PF02881; smart=SM00962,SM00963; superfamily=47364,52540; tigrfam=TIGR00064), which yields MSDSTQDQPKQSWWRRLSAGLKRTSSSIGSAVADLVTKRKLDGAMIEDIEDVLLRADLGTDVAARIAEAVGKGRYDKSVSADDVAGIVATEVEKVLAPVAKPLEIDASQKPFVILVVGVNGSGKTTTIGKLAAKFSAEGRKVMLAAGDTFRAAAIEQLKIWGERTKSPVIARAQGSDSASLAFEAYEAAKRDGCDVLLIDTAGRLQNKAELMTELEKVVRVIKKVDSSAPHAVLLVLDATVGQNALSQVDAFHKTAGVTGLVMTKLDGTARGGILVALSAKYKLPVHFIGVGEGVDDLAPFTARDFARAIAGQDN from the coding sequence ATGAGTGACAGTACACAAGACCAACCGAAGCAAAGCTGGTGGCGGCGCCTCTCCGCCGGGTTGAAGCGCACATCGAGTTCGATCGGCAGCGCTGTAGCGGATCTCGTCACCAAGCGAAAGCTGGATGGCGCAATGATCGAGGACATCGAGGATGTCTTGCTGCGCGCCGATCTTGGAACCGACGTTGCCGCGCGGATCGCGGAAGCGGTCGGGAAGGGACGTTATGACAAGTCAGTATCGGCCGATGATGTGGCTGGGATTGTCGCCACAGAGGTCGAAAAAGTCCTTGCTCCGGTTGCGAAGCCGCTGGAGATCGATGCAAGCCAAAAGCCGTTCGTCATTCTCGTTGTCGGGGTCAACGGTTCCGGAAAGACAACGACGATTGGCAAACTAGCAGCAAAATTCTCTGCTGAAGGCCGCAAGGTCATGTTGGCGGCGGGCGATACGTTCCGCGCTGCGGCTATCGAGCAGTTGAAAATCTGGGGTGAGCGCACGAAGTCGCCGGTGATTGCACGTGCGCAAGGATCAGATTCTGCAAGTCTCGCTTTTGAGGCTTATGAAGCTGCCAAGCGCGATGGCTGCGATGTTCTGCTGATCGACACCGCCGGACGGCTGCAAAACAAAGCCGAGCTAATGACCGAGCTTGAAAAGGTCGTGCGCGTCATCAAGAAAGTGGATTCATCAGCACCGCATGCCGTGCTGCTGGTGCTTGATGCCACTGTTGGTCAGAACGCGTTGTCTCAGGTAGATGCGTTTCACAAGACCGCAGGCGTCACTGGGCTCGTGATGACCAAGCTCGACGGCACTGCGCGCGGAGGCATCCTTGTTGCGCTCTCAGCCAAATACAAACTCCCGGTGCATTTCATCGGTGTTGGTGAAGGAGTTGATGATCTCGCGCCATTCACCGCCCGCGATTTTGCCCGCGCCATCGCCGGGCAGGACAACTAG
- a CDS encoding tRNA pseudouridine32 synthase/23S rRNA pseudouridine746 synthase (product_source=KO:K06177; cath_funfam=3.30.2350.10; cog=COG0564; ko=KO:K06177; pfam=PF00849; superfamily=55120; tigrfam=TIGR00005) has translation MDTPQPTPDEIQSRVLHRDGLMLVIDKPAGIPVHRGPKGGANLEASFDALRFGLPRPPVLVHRLDRDTSGCLVLGRHRKATASLNLLFKHGRVSKTYWAVVEGGPSADEGEIDIALGRLNEERGWWQKPDPNGFPSLTKWKVLGRGSGMTWLAMEPITGRTHQLRVHCAASGWPIVGDNIYGNGPRFGEPSLHLHAREIVIPLSKNKPPVRVIAPAPAHLHERLRACGWAGNEILTPEAVNSAE, from the coding sequence ATGGATACGCCACAGCCGACACCAGACGAAATCCAGTCCCGCGTGCTTCATCGCGACGGACTGATGCTGGTGATCGACAAACCAGCGGGTATTCCGGTGCATCGCGGCCCCAAAGGTGGCGCGAATCTGGAAGCATCCTTCGACGCTCTGCGCTTCGGGCTCCCCCGCCCGCCGGTTCTCGTGCACCGTCTTGATCGTGACACCTCGGGTTGTCTCGTCTTGGGACGCCACCGCAAGGCGACTGCGTCGCTTAATCTCCTGTTCAAGCACGGACGAGTTTCAAAGACATATTGGGCTGTCGTGGAAGGAGGACCTTCCGCGGATGAGGGCGAAATCGACATTGCGCTCGGCCGGCTCAATGAAGAACGAGGATGGTGGCAAAAACCTGATCCAAACGGGTTTCCTTCGCTGACCAAGTGGAAAGTTCTCGGACGCGGCAGCGGCATGACGTGGTTGGCCATGGAGCCAATCACCGGACGAACGCATCAACTGCGCGTTCATTGCGCAGCCAGCGGCTGGCCGATCGTTGGTGACAATATTTACGGCAACGGCCCGCGCTTCGGTGAACCCAGCTTGCATTTGCACGCACGCGAAATCGTGATTCCGCTCTCGAAGAACAAACCGCCCGTGCGCGTGATCGCTCCCGCCCCCGCTCATCTCCATGAACGACTGCGAGCCTGCGGATGGGCAGGGAACGAAATCCTCACCCCAGAAGCGGTCAATTCAGCCGAATAA
- a CDS encoding threonylcarbamoyladenosine tRNA methylthiotransferase MtaB (product_source=KO:K18707; cath_funfam=3.80.30.20; cog=COG0621; ko=KO:K18707; pfam=PF00919,PF04055; smart=SM00729; superfamily=102114; tigrfam=TIGR01579): protein MSVDVVTFGCRLNAFESEVIKREAEGAGIGDAIVVNTCAVTNEAVAQARQTIRKLRREQPDVRIVVTGCAAQTQAQMFAEMSEVDRVIGNDDKMRGEAWRATRAVLETPTLDDVSAERKIAVADIMAVTEMAPHLVEGFHTGLPRVFVQIQNGCDHRCTFCIIPYGRGNSRSLAMGVVVDQIRTLVDAGHAEIVLTGVDLTSYGADLPGAPKLGTLTKQILKHVPDLKRLRISSIDSIEVDRDLLDVIASDERLMPHLHLSLQAGDDLVLKRMKRRHSRADAVEFCAQVRRLRPDIAFGADIIAGFPTETEEMFTRSQTLVEECDLTFLHVFPYSRRPGTPAARMPQVDGRAIKDRARRLRATGEAALRRRLDSEVGAMRQVLIESGTQGRTEHFVPVAVKGFLPGSVQALKITGHDGARLFG, encoded by the coding sequence ATGTCGGTCGATGTCGTCACATTCGGGTGTCGTTTGAACGCCTTCGAATCGGAGGTGATCAAGCGTGAGGCCGAGGGGGCGGGGATCGGCGACGCCATCGTCGTCAATACGTGTGCCGTGACCAATGAAGCGGTGGCGCAGGCACGCCAGACCATCCGCAAGCTCCGCCGTGAACAACCGGATGTGAGGATTGTTGTGACCGGGTGTGCCGCGCAGACCCAGGCGCAGATGTTTGCCGAGATGAGCGAAGTTGATCGCGTGATCGGCAATGACGACAAGATGCGCGGCGAAGCGTGGCGTGCCACGCGTGCAGTGTTAGAGACGCCGACGCTTGATGATGTGTCAGCGGAACGGAAGATCGCGGTGGCCGACATCATGGCGGTCACCGAGATGGCGCCGCATCTGGTTGAAGGATTTCACACTGGTCTTCCGCGCGTATTTGTGCAGATCCAGAACGGCTGCGATCATCGATGCACGTTCTGCATCATCCCCTATGGCCGCGGTAACTCGCGTTCTCTGGCCATGGGCGTTGTGGTCGATCAGATCCGCACGCTTGTCGATGCGGGGCATGCTGAGATCGTCCTGACCGGTGTCGATCTGACAAGTTACGGCGCTGACTTGCCGGGCGCGCCCAAGCTTGGAACGCTGACGAAACAAATTCTCAAGCATGTTCCCGACTTGAAGAGACTGCGCATCTCCTCAATCGATTCTATCGAGGTCGATCGCGACCTACTGGACGTGATCGCCAGCGATGAGCGATTAATGCCGCATCTGCATCTCTCTCTTCAGGCCGGAGATGACCTTGTCCTGAAGCGCATGAAGCGGCGTCATTCGCGTGCGGACGCGGTTGAATTTTGCGCGCAGGTACGCCGGCTACGGCCCGACATTGCCTTTGGCGCCGATATTATCGCGGGTTTCCCGACCGAGACCGAAGAGATGTTCACGCGTTCGCAGACTCTCGTCGAGGAGTGCGATCTGACGTTCCTGCATGTGTTTCCCTATTCGCGGCGTCCGGGTACGCCGGCGGCACGCATGCCGCAGGTCGACGGTCGCGCAATCAAGGATCGGGCGAGGCGCTTACGGGCGACGGGGGAAGCGGCGTTGCGCCGCAGGCTAGATTCAGAGGTCGGTGCGATGCGGCAGGTGTTGATCGAAAGCGGAACTCAAGGCCGCACCGAGCACTTCGTGCCAGTCGCCGTCAAAGGGTTCCTGCCAGGATCGGTCCAAGCCTTGAAAATAACCGGCCACGACGGCGCGCGGTTATTCGGCTGA
- a CDS encoding diaminopimelate epimerase (product_source=KO:K01778; cath_funfam=3.10.310.10; cog=COG0253; ko=KO:K01778; pfam=PF01678; superfamily=54506; tigrfam=TIGR00652) yields the protein MSALANHSFAKMNGIGNEIVVVDLRDSAVKITPDEARAIASPAGVPYDQLMVLHAPRTQGTSAFIRIYNNDGSEAAACGNGMRCVARQVFEETGKDALTFETRAGVLNCWLGPSPGLFTVDMGAPKFGWKDIPLAEEFRDTRSIELQIGPIDAPVLHTPSVVSMGNPHAIFWVDDVNAHDLERFGPLLENHPIFPDRANITLAQIVDREHIIMRTWERGAGLTKACGSAACATAVAAARLRRTGRTVHMTLPGGELTIEWRESDDHVLMTGPAAFEFEGRFDPTLFANVA from the coding sequence ATGAGCGCCCTCGCCAATCACAGCTTCGCTAAGATGAACGGTATCGGTAATGAGATCGTCGTTGTCGATCTGCGTGATTCGGCTGTCAAAATTACGCCCGATGAGGCCCGCGCGATCGCGTCGCCCGCGGGCGTGCCTTACGATCAATTGATGGTGTTGCACGCCCCACGGACGCAAGGCACCAGCGCCTTCATCCGAATCTATAATAACGATGGCTCCGAAGCTGCCGCCTGCGGCAATGGCATGCGCTGCGTGGCGCGGCAGGTGTTCGAAGAAACCGGCAAGGACGCGCTGACGTTTGAGACGCGGGCCGGCGTGCTGAACTGCTGGCTAGGTCCGTCGCCCGGCCTTTTCACCGTGGATATGGGGGCGCCGAAGTTCGGCTGGAAGGATATTCCGCTGGCGGAAGAGTTCCGCGACACGCGCTCTATCGAATTGCAGATCGGGCCCATCGATGCGCCGGTGCTGCACACGCCATCCGTGGTCAGCATGGGCAATCCGCACGCGATCTTCTGGGTGGACGACGTCAACGCCCACGACCTTGAGCGCTTCGGGCCGTTGCTTGAGAACCATCCGATCTTCCCCGATCGTGCCAACATCACGCTGGCGCAGATCGTCGATCGCGAACACATCATCATGCGCACCTGGGAGCGTGGTGCCGGCCTCACCAAGGCATGTGGTTCGGCGGCTTGCGCTACGGCGGTGGCCGCAGCGCGCCTGCGCCGCACCGGTCGGACGGTGCACATGACATTACCAGGCGGCGAACTCACGATCGAATGGCGTGAAAGCGATGACCACGTGCTGATGACCGGCCCGGCGGCATTCGAGTTCGAGGGCCGTTTCGACCCCACACTGTTCGCCAACGTCGCCTAA
- a CDS encoding effector-binding domain-containing protein (product_source=COG4978; cog=COG4978; pfam=PF06445; superfamily=55136; transmembrane_helix_parts=Inside_1_6,TMhelix_7_29,Outside_30_275) — translation MNNARVLILVVMAAVVAAAVWSDFPGSLAQMPAPPATPPATSPSTTTPEQTTPSPATPAPAQTPPPPPAATPAVPATPPAPTAETPAPVAPPATAQTPATPPAAPPPAAEAPPATAAPKAQPADSFGEEQTLTAKKVLMLKGSATWDSAFETIVDSLKTLSAFLDKQNIKPVGSVVIVYTSTDDNGFTYQAEIPVDQDPKNLAKGMSIGTSPEGQTLKFVHRGSYDNMDNTYEAITNYLDEKKLEAKDTFIEEYVTDPLTTTEDKLVINVFVPLK, via the coding sequence ATGAACAATGCCCGCGTTTTGATCCTGGTGGTCATGGCGGCCGTCGTGGCGGCAGCGGTGTGGTCGGATTTCCCGGGAAGCCTCGCGCAAATGCCAGCCCCACCAGCCACTCCGCCGGCGACGAGCCCATCGACAACCACCCCCGAGCAAACGACGCCTTCTCCAGCCACACCTGCTCCGGCTCAAACACCGCCGCCACCGCCAGCGGCGACGCCCGCAGTCCCGGCCACGCCGCCCGCACCCACAGCTGAAACCCCTGCTCCGGTCGCACCGCCTGCGACGGCGCAGACGCCTGCAACCCCACCCGCCGCTCCACCTCCTGCCGCCGAAGCGCCCCCGGCGACCGCCGCGCCAAAAGCACAGCCTGCAGACTCATTCGGCGAAGAACAAACCCTGACTGCAAAGAAGGTGCTGATGCTGAAGGGCTCAGCCACCTGGGATTCGGCGTTTGAGACAATCGTCGATTCGCTGAAAACGCTTTCTGCCTTTCTGGACAAGCAGAACATCAAGCCCGTCGGGTCTGTCGTGATTGTCTACACGTCAACCGACGATAACGGCTTCACTTATCAGGCTGAAATTCCGGTCGATCAGGATCCGAAAAACCTCGCTAAGGGGATGAGCATCGGCACGTCGCCCGAAGGCCAAACGCTGAAATTCGTCCATCGCGGGTCCTACGACAACATGGACAATACCTACGAAGCGATTACCAACTATCTCGACGAGAAAAAGCTCGAGGCAAAAGATACGTTCATCGAAGAGTATGTCACCGACCCGTTGACCACGACGGAGGACAAACTCGTCATCAACGTGTTCGTGCCGCTTAAGTGA
- a CDS encoding uncharacterized protein YggE (product_source=COG2968; cleavage_site_network=SignalP-noTM; cog=COG2968; ko=KO:K09807; pfam=PF04402) has product MRARSAIVAIALACTASSAFGQTPPPTITVNGEATISVPPDIAQIDSGVTTEAKTAREASDANNKAMGGVLQALKNAGLAEKDIQTSRLSLSPQSAASRNANAPFQIVGYRASNRVTVTIRDITKVAETIDVLVGAGANEISGISFMVSKASKLLDEARIEAISDARRKAEIYARAADVSVGAPLSISEETTPGPIPYRKLAAGVSAAAPVAQGEETLRVTISVSYELKPKGR; this is encoded by the coding sequence ATGCGCGCCCGTTCCGCCATTGTTGCAATCGCTCTTGCCTGCACCGCCTCGTCGGCATTCGGACAAACGCCACCGCCGACGATTACGGTCAATGGCGAAGCGACGATTTCGGTGCCGCCGGATATCGCGCAGATCGACAGTGGCGTGACGACCGAAGCCAAGACCGCCCGCGAAGCAAGCGATGCCAACAACAAAGCCATGGGCGGCGTATTACAGGCGTTGAAGAACGCAGGCCTCGCGGAAAAGGACATTCAAACATCACGCCTGTCGCTGTCACCACAGAGCGCTGCGAGCCGTAACGCCAATGCACCGTTTCAGATCGTCGGCTACCGTGCCAGCAACCGCGTGACAGTGACGATCCGCGACATCACTAAGGTGGCTGAGACCATCGACGTGCTGGTGGGGGCGGGCGCGAACGAAATCAGCGGCATCAGCTTCATGGTCTCGAAGGCGTCGAAACTGCTCGACGAAGCACGCATCGAGGCCATCAGCGATGCCCGGCGCAAAGCCGAGATCTATGCGCGCGCCGCCGACGTCTCGGTCGGCGCTCCTTTGAGCATCTCGGAAGAAACCACGCCCGGCCCGATCCCCTATCGCAAATTGGCAGCTGGGGTTTCGGCCGCGGCTCCCGTGGCGCAGGGCGAAGAGACGCTGCGCGTGACGATCAGCGTATCGTACGAGTTGAAGCCAAAAGGGCGTTGA
- a CDS encoding L-ascorbate metabolism protein UlaG (beta-lactamase superfamily) (product_source=COG2220; cath_funfam=3.60.15.10; cog=COG2220; pfam=PF12706; superfamily=56281; transmembrane_helix_parts=Inside_1_6,TMhelix_7_26,Outside_27_352) yields the protein MKITRRRVLGLLAGAAVAMGLPTVWISRMKTYAGTASDHFDGTHFFDPDGSPPKHLWEVLRWQLTKKSAKWPEKAPSGHSDVPPPRVTGDKVRFSYVGHASWLIQTAGLNLLIDPVWSERCSPFTFAGPKRVNAPGISFDKLPAIDAVLVSHGHYDHLDIATLSKLAAKFSPRVITPLGNDVTMKTYDSAIRVEGFDWNDRTELGNGVSVTLVATRHWTARGLFDRNKALWASFVLETPAGKIYIVCDSGYGDGRHFRRVREAHGPLRAAILPIGAYEPRWFMRDQHMNPEDAVKALGDCGAAVALAHHHGTFQLTDEAIDAPVNDLAIALEAAEVPRDKFVALKPGQVFEI from the coding sequence ATGAAAATTACCCGTCGTCGAGTTTTGGGCTTGCTTGCTGGCGCTGCCGTCGCCATGGGGCTGCCCACTGTCTGGATTTCCCGCATGAAAACTTATGCAGGCACTGCCTCCGATCACTTTGACGGAACTCACTTTTTTGACCCTGATGGGTCGCCTCCCAAGCATCTCTGGGAGGTGCTGCGCTGGCAGCTCACCAAAAAGTCGGCCAAATGGCCCGAAAAGGCTCCGAGTGGGCACTCGGATGTGCCCCCTCCGCGGGTCACGGGCGACAAGGTGCGTTTTTCCTATGTCGGCCACGCGAGTTGGCTGATCCAGACGGCGGGGCTCAACCTGCTGATCGATCCGGTGTGGTCGGAGCGCTGTTCGCCGTTCACCTTTGCCGGACCGAAGCGCGTCAACGCGCCGGGCATTTCGTTCGACAAGCTGCCGGCCATTGATGCCGTGCTGGTCTCGCACGGGCACTACGATCATCTCGACATCGCCACGCTTTCGAAGCTCGCCGCGAAATTTTCTCCTCGCGTCATCACACCGCTTGGCAACGACGTCACGATGAAAACGTACGACAGCGCAATCCGAGTCGAGGGTTTCGATTGGAATGATCGGACTGAGCTCGGCAATGGCGTCTCGGTCACGCTGGTGGCGACACGGCACTGGACCGCGCGCGGTTTGTTCGATCGCAACAAGGCGCTGTGGGCGAGCTTTGTGCTGGAGACGCCAGCGGGGAAGATCTACATCGTCTGCGATTCCGGATATGGCGACGGCAGACATTTTCGCCGGGTACGCGAGGCGCATGGCCCACTGCGTGCTGCAATCTTACCGATTGGTGCTTATGAACCGCGCTGGTTCATGCGTGATCAGCACATGAATCCGGAAGATGCCGTGAAGGCGCTGGGCGACTGCGGAGCAGCGGTGGCACTGGCGCATCACCACGGCACATTTCAACTCACCGACGAGGCGATCGACGCGCCGGTGAACGATCTTGCGATCGCGCTTGAGGCTGCCGAGGTACCGCGCGACAAATTCGTCGCGCTGAAGCCGGGACAGGTTTTCGAGATCTAG